One genomic window of Panicum hallii strain FIL2 chromosome 6, PHallii_v3.1, whole genome shotgun sequence includes the following:
- the LOC112897242 gene encoding probable pectinesterase 8, which yields MIAQINGAAAAVVAAFLVFSAHLYFPTTAHLYCPATPLLEGLSDLTEPSFPFCPLTGSSACTDHQYGCKYNPLCDDFPPDFPPPDTPAVSVFCVDPNGCCDFTTVQAAVNAVPNHSRKKNVVWINKGIYFEKVTVPASKPNITFQGQGFDITAIAWNDTAKSANGTFYSASVSVFASGFVAKNISFINVAPIPRPGAVDAQAVAIRINGDQAAFWGCGFFGAQDTLHDDRGRHYFKECFIQGSIDFIFGDARSLYENCRLISIADPVPSGQRSITGSVTAHARVSEDDNTGYSFVKCSIGGTGWIWLGRAWRPYSRVVFAYTSMSDIIASEGWNDWNDPSRDQTIFYGEYKCTGDGANLADRVPYAQKLSDVQVLPYLNTSFIDGDQWLKPYRDSLISA from the exons ATGATCGCCCAGATCAATGGTGCTGCTGCAGCTGTTGTTGCAGCATTTCTGGTCTTCTCCGCTCACCTCTACTTCCCAACCACTGCTCATCTCTACTGCCCAGCCACTCCATTGCTCGAAGGCCTCTCTGATCTCACAGAACCTTCCTTTCCATTCTGCCCGCTTACAGGCAGTTCCGCCTGTACCGATCATCAGTATGGCTGTAAGTACAACCCGCTATGCGACGACTTCCCACCGGACTTCCCTCCGCCCGACACACCAGCGGTGTCGGTATTCTGTGTCGACCCCAATGGCTGCTGTGACTTCACAACAGTGCAGGCGGCAGTCAATGCCGTTCCAAACCACAGCAGGAAGAAGAATGTTGTTTGGATCAACAAGGGCATCTACTT TGAGAAGGTGACGGTCCCAGCATCCAAGCCCAACATCACATTTCAAGGGCAGGGGTTCGACATTACAGCGATTGCTTGGAACGACACCGCCAAATCAGCGAACGGCACGTTCTATAGCGCCTCAGTCTCTGTTTTCGCATCAGGATTCGTTGCGAAAAACATAAGCTTCATT AATGTAGCACCAATCCCAAGGCCTGGTGCTGTCGACGCACAGGCAGTGGCAATCCGGATTAATGGTGACCAAGCAGCGTTCTGGGGCTGTGGCTTCTTCGGAGCACAAGACACACTCCATGATGATAGAGGCCGGCATTACTTCAAGGAATGTTTCATCCAGGGCTCCATTGACTTCATCTTTGGAGATGCTAGGTCACTCTATGAA AATTGCAGATTGATATCGATTGCAGATCCAGTGCCTTCAGGACAAAGATCAATTACAGGTTCAGTCACTGCACATGCCCGGGTATCAGAAGATGATAACACTGGCTACTCATTTGTCAAATGTAGCATAGGTGGCACAGGTTGGATATGGCTTGGCCGAGCATGGAGACCATATTCTCGAGTCGTCTTTGCCTACACATCAATGTCAGACATCATAGCCTCTGAAGGATGGAATGACTGGAATGATCCCTCAAGAGATCA GACTATATTTTATGGAGAGTATAAGTGTACAGGTGATGGTGCAAACCTGGCGGATAGAGTGCCTTATGCTCAGAAGCTTAGTGATGTGCAAGTTTTACCTTACTTGAACACATCTTTCATCGATGGAGATCAATGGCTGAAACCATACCGCGACTCACTAATATCTGCTTGA
- the LOC112897177 gene encoding zinc transporter 4-like: MSPRPPRAPAYKARRARGAASLPPSPRARPRPRHASPRHAMDAGRVHLRLRLPVRWARPAALVVVLVLLLLVATPPGVGAAAAPAAGCECGGKAAEIREEDARGALRLKLIAVASILASGATGALVPVLGRSAPALRPDGDVFFAVKAFAAGVILATGMVHILPAAFDALASPCGGGKGAAFPFAGLLAMCSAMVTMMVDSVAAGYYQRSHFRKARPVDDAAEGQHQGGGRGAAAGDEEGAAEHAGHVHVHTHATHGHAHGHVHDHGGHGHAHGHGHGGPAAGASPDDASTVAVSIRHRVISQVLELGILVHSVIIGVSLGASLRPSTIRPLVGALSFHQFFEGIGLGGCIVQAKFKVRATVIMVAFFSLTAPMGIALGIAITSSYSKHSATALVVEGFFNAAAAGILIYMSLVDLLAADFNNPRLQTNMKLQLATYLALFLGAGLMSLLAKWA; encoded by the exons ATGTCACcacgcccgccgcgcgcgcctgcgtATAAAgcccggcgcgcgcgcggcgccgcctccctccctccctcgccACGCGCACGCCCACGCCCGCGGCACGCCTCGCCCCGCCACGCGATGGACGCCGGGCGAGTtcacctccgcctccgcctccccgtgcggtgggcgcggccggcggcgctggtcgtcgtccttgtcctcctcctcctggtgGCGACGCCGCCAGGGgtgggcgccgccgcggcgccggcggcggggtgcgAGTGCGGCGGGAAGGCGGCGGAGATCAGGGAGGAGGACGCGCGCGGGGCGCTGCGGCTCAAGCTCATCGCGGTGGCGTCCATCCTGGCGTCGGGCGCGACGGGGGCGCTGGTGCCCGTCCTGGGCCGCTCGGCGCCCGCGCTCCGGCCCGACGGGGACGTCTTCTTCGCCGTCAAGGCGTTCGCGGCCGGGGTCATCCTCGCCACCGGCATGGTGCACATCCTGCCCGCGGCGTTCGACGCGCTCGCGTCCccctgcggcggcggcaagggcgCCGCGTTCCCCTTCGCCGGGCTCCTCGCCATGTGCTCCGCCATGGTCACCATGATGGTCGACTCCGTCGCAGCCGGGTACTACCAGCGCTCACACTTCCGGAAGGCGCGCCCCGTTGACGACGCTGCCGAGGGGCAGCAccagggcggcggccgcggcgccgcggCCGGGGACGAGGAGGGCGCCGCCGAGCACGCGGGCCACGTGCACGTGCACACGCACGcgacgcacggccacgcgcaCGGGCACGTGCACGACCACGGCGGACACGGGCACGCGCACGGACACGGCCACGGCGGGCCGGCCGCCGGTGCCTCGCCTGACGATGCCTCCACCGTTGCCGTGTCGATCAGGCACAGGGTCATCTCTCAG GTTCTGGAGCTGGGGATCCTGGTGCACTCGGTGATCATCGGCGTGTCTCTGGGGGCATCGCTGAGGCCGTCGACGATCAGGCCTCTTGTTGGAGCTCTCAGCTTCCACCAGTTCTTCGAAGGCATTGGCCTCGGCGGCTGCATTGTTCAG GCAAAGTTCAAGGTGAGAGCAACCGTGATCATGGTGGCCTTCTTCTCCCTCACTGCTCCCATGGGCATCGCACTGGGGATCGCGATCACATCCAGCTACAGCAAGCACAGTGCTACCGCTCTCGTTGTCGAGGGGTTTTTCAATGCAGCTGCAGCAGGGATTTTGATATACATGTCCCTGGTTGATCTCCTAGCAGCAGATTTCAACAACCCGAGGCTGCAAACAAACATGAAGCTTCAGCTGGCAACTTACCTTGCCTTATTCCTCGGTGCAGGACTCATGTCCTTGCTTGCCAAATGGGCATAG